One genomic segment of Mytilus galloprovincialis chromosome 5, xbMytGall1.hap1.1, whole genome shotgun sequence includes these proteins:
- the LOC143076780 gene encoding uncharacterized protein LOC143076780 isoform X2, with amino-acid sequence MPKVTRKGKSKIRPRKSLKRKHSETNNEKERNETEDAEDNIEEINEQNTEENAASHDQMNETDDYTCGECGLTFVSLHEYNIHQDIGNHNIRHADRVKTFWSSKCTNIKESMTSVFSKATDDQTPQTKTQCSLHSGWSLKGRRMNKRFSIAVKDYLLNLFMEGEQTGRKYTPTEASKKIRAVRDENGNRLFSPEEWLSSQQVQGLFSRFVNQSGKIPKEESDDELNDAIIEITRQENELELIHSICQ; translated from the exons ATGCCAAAAGTTACTAGAAAAGGAAAGAGTAAAATAAGACCAAGAAAGAGCCTTAAGAGGAAGCACAGTGAAACGAATAATGAAaag GAAAGAAATGAAACAGAAGATGCTGAAGACAATATAGAGGAAATAAATGAGCAGAACACAGAGGAAAATGCTGCTAGTCATGACCAGATGAATGAG ACTGATGACTATACTTGTGGTGAATGTGGTCTAACATTTGTTAGTCTACATGAATATAACATTCACCAGGACATTGGAAATCATAATATCAGGCACGCTGATCGAGTAAAAACTTTTTGGAGTAGTAAATGCACTAATATAAAAGAGTCAATGACAAGTGTTTTTTCAAAAGCAACTGATGATCAGACACCACAGACTAAAACACAATGTTCACTACATTCAGGATGGTCATTGAAAGGAAGAAGAATGAATAAGAGATTTAGCATAGCTGTAAAAGACTATTTACTTAATTTATTTATGGAAGGTGAACAAACTGGCCGAAAATATACTCCAACAGAGGCTTCCAAAAAAATAAGAGCAGTCAGGGATGAAAATGGGAATAGGCTTTTTTCACCAGAAGAATGGCTGAGCTCACAACAAGTacagggtttattttccagatttGTCAATCAATCTGGAAAAATTCCTAAAGAGGAATCTGATGATGAATTAAATGATGCTATTATAGAAATTACTCGTCAGGAAAATGAACTTGAACTAATTCATTCCATTTGTCAATGA